A stretch of the uncultured Cohaesibacter sp. genome encodes the following:
- a CDS encoding tetratricopeptide repeat protein yields the protein MVRICHFKQLFLIASLSAALAACQTTGMQNSQDFDRNAGAADNIASLNQVIARNPSDANAYNIRGTAYGRSRQFDLALQDYSRAISLNPNFHQAYANRALIYKKMDNTSAALADYNRAIALQPTYDVALIGRGDIYRQNGDDSRAIADYNQAIAAKTRDPRAYYHRGLIYQQQRNHSQAIEDFTFALSLDASNPEAFNSRGISYLVENDIKGALGDFSNAVKIDRKNYRAWTNQGIALEKVGNYSKAFDSYSRARIINPNYSPATNGMNRTRKLRSQSKA from the coding sequence ATGGTTCGCATCTGCCACTTCAAGCAGCTTTTCCTGATCGCCAGTCTTTCAGCGGCTTTAGCTGCCTGCCAGACCACTGGCATGCAGAACAGTCAGGATTTTGATCGCAATGCGGGGGCCGCTGACAATATCGCATCCCTCAATCAGGTGATCGCCAGAAACCCCAGCGACGCCAATGCCTACAATATTCGCGGCACCGCCTATGGCCGTTCGCGTCAGTTTGATCTGGCTTTGCAAGATTATAGCCGCGCCATTTCACTCAATCCGAATTTCCATCAGGCCTACGCCAACCGCGCCCTGATCTATAAGAAGATGGACAACACATCCGCAGCTTTGGCCGACTATAATCGCGCCATTGCCCTGCAACCAACTTATGATGTGGCGCTCATCGGTCGCGGCGACATCTATCGCCAGAATGGCGACGATAGCCGCGCCATTGCCGACTATAATCAGGCAATCGCCGCCAAAACCCGCGATCCTCGCGCCTATTATCATCGCGGCCTGATTTACCAGCAGCAACGCAATCATTCCCAGGCGATCGAAGACTTCACATTCGCGCTCAGCCTTGATGCCTCCAACCCGGAAGCCTTCAACAGCCGTGGCATTTCCTATCTGGTGGAAAATGACATCAAGGGCGCCCTTGGCGATTTCTCCAACGCTGTGAAAATTGACCGAAAGAATTATCGCGCCTGGACCAATCAGGGAATCGCGCTTGAAAAGGTCGGCAATTATTCCAAGGCGTTTGATTCCTACTCCCGCGCCCGGATCATCAATCCCAATTACAGCCCGGCCACCAACGGCATGAATCGCACCCGTAAGCTACGGTCCCAAAGCAAAGCGTGA
- the rpsU gene encoding 30S ribosomal protein S21, whose amino-acid sequence MQVLVRDNNVDQALKALKKKLQREGVFREMKMRNFYEKPSEKKAREKAEAIRRARKLARKRLQREGLIPSKGRGR is encoded by the coding sequence GTGCAGGTACTCGTCCGCGATAACAATGTTGATCAAGCCTTGAAGGCGCTGAAAAAGAAACTCCAGCGCGAAGGCGTGTTCCGTGAAATGAAAATGCGGAACTTCTATGAAAAACCTTCTGAAAAGAAGGCCCGAGAAAAAGCTGAAGCTATTCGTCGTGCCCGCAAGCTGGCTCGCAAGCGTCTTCAGCGCGAAGGTCTGATTCCTTCCAAAGGCCGTGGTCGCTAA
- a CDS encoding DUF882 domain-containing protein, with translation MARHKAFLSRLMPKMHQILSAFATSGALRIHFPTALLLSLVMLPLMAPTTAEASSRSLTLHNTHTKETQTITYKRNGRFDPEGLRKMNRFLRDWRRNESTQMDPVLFDLIWNVYKETGAKKPIYVVSGYRSPATNNMLRRRSRGVAKNSRHTKGQAMDFYLPGVPISKIRKVGLRMQAGGVGYYPTSRSPFVHIDTGNVRHWPRMTRKQLARVFPKGNTVHVPTDGKPLRGYKKAKIQVAARKAEMIRTTRSARRYTQVAKAAPVRPRSPDAVRVATAKPVVTQSEGTLLGRLLSRGPKAPPKPTFDTASAPAKETATELPTRLASLPKRPDGREETRAPGSLVATLTSQPAANAPTNADDIIAAAEAAEAKLRGEDITNAEAEATPPLRFTTLPRTRPANQTSSPFQLASTTPEPKPLPIQSASNDQPLPDNNAVGSIGTSPILQQLANPPQTADEPQQTAQAPAATEQQNAPEAPQVPEAPQIPQAQQPAQSTERVELAALPHARAQIKASQQDAKQVLNQLAGNGEEADDASSVRAAYASADSTGLPIAAPRARIIAKPDPHETNLVALPRKAERQQLASLPTNLKDRINVPRDMMAMLPRRADRALPQAAAPSAAKRTSAADGSLLTKLTFAYGPSGMAHFAHMKQSTRTSTFARLSRPIPANLRALVSKPASMIDQTFSARLNQVPQDASFTGRAIARMSIRSFQ, from the coding sequence GTGGCCAGACACAAAGCCTTTCTGTCCCGTTTGATGCCTAAGATGCACCAGATTCTGTCCGCTTTTGCGACATCTGGGGCACTCCGTATCCATTTCCCGACAGCTCTCCTGCTTTCCCTTGTGATGCTGCCTTTGATGGCGCCGACCACGGCAGAGGCCTCCTCCCGCTCGCTAACCCTGCACAATACCCACACCAAAGAAACCCAGACCATCACTTACAAGCGCAATGGCCGCTTTGACCCCGAAGGTCTGCGCAAGATGAACCGCTTCTTGCGTGACTGGCGCCGCAACGAAAGCACCCAGATGGATCCGGTGCTGTTCGACCTGATCTGGAATGTCTATAAGGAAACCGGAGCCAAAAAGCCGATTTATGTGGTTTCGGGCTATCGGTCGCCCGCCACCAATAACATGCTGCGCAGACGCAGCCGCGGCGTCGCCAAAAACAGTCGCCACACCAAAGGTCAGGCGATGGATTTTTATCTGCCCGGCGTGCCGATCAGCAAGATTCGCAAGGTTGGCCTGCGCATGCAGGCTGGTGGAGTTGGCTATTATCCCACATCGCGCTCTCCCTTTGTCCATATCGATACCGGCAATGTCCGTCATTGGCCACGCATGACCCGCAAACAGTTGGCCAGAGTCTTCCCCAAAGGCAATACCGTCCATGTACCCACGGATGGCAAGCCTCTGAGAGGCTACAAGAAAGCGAAGATACAGGTCGCTGCGCGCAAGGCAGAAATGATCCGCACGACGCGCTCTGCCCGCCGCTATACCCAGGTGGCCAAGGCCGCTCCGGTCCGTCCGCGCAGCCCAGATGCGGTGCGCGTTGCCACCGCAAAACCGGTTGTAACACAAAGCGAAGGCACTCTTCTTGGCAGACTGCTTAGTCGCGGCCCCAAAGCGCCACCAAAACCAACATTCGACACCGCAAGCGCACCAGCTAAAGAGACCGCGACCGAGCTGCCAACCCGGCTGGCTTCGTTGCCGAAACGTCCTGATGGCCGTGAGGAAACCCGCGCGCCCGGCAGCCTTGTCGCAACACTGACCAGTCAGCCTGCCGCCAATGCGCCCACCAATGCCGACGACATCATCGCTGCGGCAGAAGCCGCAGAAGCCAAACTGCGCGGGGAAGACATTACCAACGCCGAAGCCGAGGCAACACCGCCCCTTCGCTTCACCACCCTTCCGCGCACGCGCCCGGCAAATCAGACAAGCAGTCCGTTCCAGCTGGCCAGCACCACGCCTGAACCAAAGCCTCTGCCTATTCAGAGCGCGTCGAACGATCAGCCCCTGCCGGACAACAATGCAGTCGGCAGTATAGGCACCTCACCTATTCTGCAACAGCTTGCCAACCCGCCTCAAACGGCGGACGAACCACAGCAAACGGCCCAGGCACCAGCCGCTACCGAGCAACAAAATGCCCCTGAAGCGCCGCAAGTCCCTGAGGCCCCTCAGATCCCTCAGGCGCAGCAGCCCGCCCAATCGACCGAACGGGTTGAGCTTGCCGCCCTGCCCCATGCCCGCGCGCAAATCAAGGCGTCTCAACAAGACGCCAAACAGGTTCTTAATCAACTGGCTGGCAATGGCGAGGAAGCAGACGATGCTTCCAGCGTTCGCGCAGCCTATGCCTCGGCGGACAGCACCGGCCTGCCAATCGCAGCCCCCCGTGCTCGCATCATCGCCAAGCCCGATCCTCACGAGACGAATCTCGTCGCCTTGCCACGCAAGGCCGAGCGCCAGCAACTGGCAAGCCTGCCCACAAACCTCAAGGACCGCATCAACGTGCCACGCGACATGATGGCTATGCTGCCGCGCCGTGCCGACCGGGCCTTGCCGCAAGCAGCAGCCCCCTCTGCGGCAAAGCGGACGTCTGCGGCTGATGGCTCGCTTTTGACCAAGCTGACATTTGCCTATGGCCCGTCAGGCATGGCGCATTTTGCTCATATGAAGCAATCGACCCGCACGTCGACCTTTGCGCGTCTGTCCCGGCCAATCCCGGCCAATTTGCGCGCCTTGGTGAGCAAGCCCGCCAGCATGATTGATCAGACTTTCAGCGCCCGCCTCAATCAAGTGCCACAAGATGCCAGCTTCACCGGTCGTGCCATTGCGCGGATGTCGATCCGAAGCTTCCAATAA
- a CDS encoding L,D-transpeptidase family protein — MPKLYTAMLAITVATTGSALCLSPSMASETQLSAVSVSGQMSANHGPLSLLNVAPAASLEREVTNGIHINAILKALRTADSTLDQQRDQDLFDAVAAKIDAIPRTKNFLEQRDNAALVAFYEARDFQTAWFDNGEWTDHARKLVFALSRAERDGLDPADYQTPSLALSRKAGSSDADIAAADIALSRALTRYTRHAYAGRVDPRSFSKKAVTIKPHYPDSIAALDKIVVSSAPVKTLRSYNPQHEGFLALRAEYNRLRFAGTKDQTPPVPSGKSLKVGMSDERVPLIWRKLGLSAPSDNPTLYSKALAEKIETYQAKHGLIADGIVGNATLRIMNDDRKELISDMIANLERWRWLPRDLGKFHVMVNIPTYHAQVVRDGKIIHETRVVVGKSRHKTPIFSDQMEYLVVNPYWNVPRSIASNELLPKIKSDPSAFFSKTNYQVLASVKGRTRIIDPSKLDWEKVDATQVRLRQMPGTRNALGHIKFMFPNRHAVYLHDTPSRSLFNRDNRAFSHGCVRVHEPMEFAEVILSGTKGWSAKRVKSMIGGNERRVNLDNKIPVHLAYFTTWMSDDGVLQVRSDIYGHNEKTKKALGLE; from the coding sequence ATGCCTAAATTGTACACTGCCATGCTGGCGATCACCGTCGCAACAACCGGCAGCGCACTATGCCTGAGCCCCTCCATGGCCTCCGAGACCCAATTGTCCGCGGTTTCTGTCTCTGGCCAGATGTCTGCCAACCATGGCCCTCTGAGCCTGTTGAATGTCGCGCCAGCCGCCAGCCTTGAGCGCGAAGTCACCAACGGGATCCATATCAATGCCATCCTGAAGGCCCTGCGCACAGCGGACAGCACCCTTGATCAGCAACGCGATCAAGATCTGTTTGACGCAGTGGCTGCCAAAATCGACGCCATACCGCGCACCAAGAACTTCCTTGAACAGCGCGACAATGCAGCCCTTGTCGCCTTTTATGAAGCCCGCGATTTCCAGACGGCATGGTTTGACAATGGGGAATGGACCGATCACGCTCGCAAGCTGGTCTTTGCCCTTTCCCGCGCCGAGCGGGACGGCCTCGACCCGGCGGACTATCAAACCCCGTCGCTCGCCCTCTCGCGCAAGGCAGGCAGCTCGGATGCGGACATAGCAGCGGCCGACATTGCCCTGTCACGGGCCCTGACGCGCTACACCCGTCACGCCTATGCCGGACGCGTCGATCCGCGCAGCTTCTCCAAAAAGGCCGTGACGATCAAGCCGCATTATCCTGATTCCATCGCTGCGCTCGACAAGATTGTCGTCTCCAGCGCACCGGTCAAAACCCTGCGCAGCTATAATCCGCAGCATGAGGGCTTCCTTGCCCTGCGCGCGGAATATAACCGCCTGCGCTTTGCTGGCACCAAAGACCAGACGCCGCCTGTCCCATCTGGCAAAAGCCTCAAGGTCGGGATGAGCGATGAACGGGTGCCTCTGATCTGGCGCAAACTGGGCCTGAGCGCACCAAGCGACAATCCCACCCTTTACAGCAAGGCTCTGGCCGAGAAGATCGAGACCTATCAGGCAAAACATGGCCTCATCGCCGATGGAATCGTCGGCAATGCAACCCTGCGCATCATGAATGATGACCGCAAGGAACTGATCAGCGACATGATCGCCAATCTGGAACGCTGGCGCTGGCTGCCACGCGATCTGGGCAAATTCCATGTGATGGTCAATATCCCGACATACCACGCCCAAGTGGTCCGTGACGGCAAGATCATCCACGAAACCCGCGTCGTGGTTGGTAAATCCCGTCACAAAACTCCGATCTTTTCCGACCAGATGGAATATCTGGTGGTCAATCCCTATTGGAATGTCCCCAGATCCATCGCCTCGAACGAATTGCTGCCAAAGATCAAATCCGACCCGTCTGCCTTTTTCTCCAAGACCAATTATCAGGTGTTGGCCAGTGTGAAGGGCCGCACCCGGATTATTGATCCGTCCAAGCTGGATTGGGAAAAGGTCGATGCAACCCAGGTCCGTCTGCGCCAAATGCCGGGCACTCGCAATGCGCTTGGCCATATCAAGTTCATGTTCCCCAACAGACATGCGGTCTATTTGCATGACACCCCGTCGCGCAGCCTGTTCAACCGCGACAATCGCGCCTTCAGTCACGGCTGCGTCCGGGTGCATGAACCAATGGAATTCGCCGAAGTCATCCTGTCCGGAACCAAAGGCTGGAGCGCAAAACGGGTCAAATCGATGATTGGCGGCAACGAGCGCCGGGTCAATCTGGACAACAAGATTCCAGTTCATCTGGCATATTTCACCACATGGATGTCCGACGACGGTGTCTTGCAGGTGCGCTCCGATATATATGGCCACAATGAAAAGACCAAAAAAGCCCTCGGGCTGGAGTGA
- a CDS encoding AarF/UbiB family protein produces the protein MADQKTPELSHSSVATPATDGPLPGDDSPDEAYNDANRFGRRVKRYAQVNAGMGGFVARAATSRLFGRGDSDIEREAVDLAKVMGTLKGPLMKVAQMLATVPDVLPPEYAAELAQLQSDAPPMGWAFTKRRMRSELGSDWRSRFASFDHEPSAAASLGQVHRAFHHDGSELACKLQYPDMASAVEADLKQLNMVFKVHRTMQSAIDTSEIAKEIAERVREELDYVREAWHMHLYRTIFKDEPRVRVPRLYDDLSSPRLLTMDWLHGRKLLAYKQHSQEERNFLTRVMFHAWWYPFAHHGVIHGDPHLGNYSAFEEDGRVAGINLFDYGCVRIFPPRFVQGVVDLYHGLGKDDRDQIVHAYECWGFSNLSNELVDALNVWARFIYGPLLDDRVRTIADGVSPAEYGRKQAFKVHQEFKRLGPVTVPREFVFMDRAAIGLGGVFLHLGAELNFYEMFNEQIEDFSQERVLAARRTLPAAPDGCDLSFGAEG, from the coding sequence ATGGCCGACCAGAAGACACCCGAACTGTCCCATTCCTCCGTCGCTACACCGGCGACGGATGGCCCCTTGCCTGGGGATGATAGCCCAGACGAAGCCTATAACGATGCCAATCGGTTTGGCCGGCGCGTCAAGCGCTATGCGCAGGTCAATGCTGGCATGGGGGGCTTTGTGGCGCGCGCTGCCACATCGCGGTTGTTTGGCCGTGGAGACAGTGACATCGAACGCGAAGCCGTCGACCTTGCCAAGGTCATGGGGACGCTGAAGGGGCCGTTGATGAAAGTGGCGCAAATGCTCGCCACGGTGCCCGACGTGTTGCCACCCGAATATGCTGCCGAACTGGCGCAATTGCAGTCAGACGCGCCGCCTATGGGCTGGGCGTTTACCAAGCGGCGCATGCGGTCTGAATTGGGGTCGGATTGGCGCTCGCGCTTTGCATCCTTTGACCATGAACCCTCAGCTGCTGCCTCATTGGGGCAGGTGCATCGGGCCTTTCATCATGATGGCAGCGAGCTTGCCTGCAAGCTGCAATATCCCGATATGGCGTCTGCGGTGGAAGCAGATCTCAAGCAACTGAATATGGTCTTCAAGGTCCATCGGACCATGCAAAGTGCGATTGATACCAGCGAGATCGCCAAGGAAATCGCCGAGCGGGTGCGCGAAGAACTCGATTATGTGCGCGAAGCCTGGCATATGCATCTCTATCGCACCATCTTCAAGGATGAACCAAGGGTACGGGTGCCGCGGCTCTATGACGATTTGTCAAGCCCGCGTCTTTTGACCATGGACTGGCTGCATGGACGCAAATTGCTGGCCTATAAGCAGCATTCACAGGAAGAGCGCAATTTCCTCACCCGCGTGATGTTCCATGCCTGGTGGTATCCGTTTGCCCATCACGGGGTCATTCACGGGGATCCGCATCTGGGCAATTATAGCGCCTTTGAAGAGGATGGACGGGTGGCCGGGATCAATCTGTTTGATTATGGCTGCGTCCGGATTTTTCCGCCACGCTTCGTGCAAGGGGTGGTGGATCTCTATCACGGGCTTGGCAAGGATGACCGGGACCAGATCGTTCATGCCTATGAATGCTGGGGCTTTTCCAATCTAAGCAACGAGCTGGTTGATGCCCTTAATGTCTGGGCGCGATTCATTTATGGACCGTTGTTGGATGACCGCGTGCGGACGATCGCTGATGGGGTCAGTCCGGCGGAATATGGCCGAAAACAAGCCTTCAAGGTGCATCAGGAATTCAAACGCCTTGGTCCGGTGACCGTGCCGCGCGAATTTGTCTTCATGGATCGGGCAGCCATCGGGCTTGGCGGGGTGTTCCTGCATTTGGGGGCCGAATTGAATTTCTATGAGATGTTCAACGAACAAATTGAGGATTTCAGTCAGGAGCGTGTGCTGGCTGCGCGCCGGACATTGCCTGCTGCTCCCGATGGGTGTGATTTGAGTTTTGGGGCTGAAGGCTGA
- a CDS encoding aa3-type cytochrome c oxidase subunit IV translates to MNKELNPVMDYEEHEKTYDLFVALFQYGTIGCLLVVVFMAIFLL, encoded by the coding sequence ATGAACAAAGAACTCAATCCGGTGATGGATTACGAAGAGCACGAAAAGACTTATGATCTGTTCGTCGCTTTATTCCAGTATGGCACCATCGGTTGCTTGCTGGTCGTGGTGTTCATGGCCATTTTCCTGCTGTAA
- a CDS encoding M3 family oligoendopeptidase yields MPLTAAAAEQGSASLDGLPEWNLDDLYKGTDDPALDADFSQCKEDVAAFGADYQGKLADLLAEKGGDVLGEALQRYEKIQDRMGRIISFAGLTYTGNTTDPARAKFYGDVQERITTISTQLLFFELELNRIADDVLDQAMAESALLGHYKPWLDDLRKEKPYQLEDQLEKLFYEKSVSGAMAWNRLFDETMAGLRFSVELADGTEELAIEQTLNLLTDSDEAKRKAASDALATTFKANLSIFSLISNVLAKDKSISDSWRGFEDVADSRHLANRVEREVVDALVDAVQDAYPRLSHRYYALKAKWFGKDALDHWDRNAPLPKVPTRTIEWPEAKAIVQDAYGGFSPKMAEISAQFFDKNWIDAPVREGKSPGAFAHPTVPSAHPYVLLNYMGKPRDVMTLAHELGHGVHQVLAAGQGALMAPTPLTLAETASVFGEMLTFRSLLAKTKDVAERRAMLAGKVEDMLNTVVRQIAFYLFERKLHTARAEGELTSDQICELWMSVQAVSLGPSVKLGEGYETFWAYIPHFIHSPFYVYAYAFGDCLVNSLYSVYQNSDESFVQKYFDMLSAGGTKHHSELLAPFGLDAKDPDFWSKGLSVVESLIDELEALEEA; encoded by the coding sequence ATGCCACTGACTGCCGCGGCCGCCGAGCAGGGAAGCGCCAGCCTTGACGGTTTGCCGGAATGGAACCTTGATGATCTTTACAAAGGGACCGATGACCCGGCGCTGGACGCTGATTTCAGTCAGTGCAAGGAAGATGTGGCAGCCTTTGGAGCCGATTATCAGGGCAAACTGGCTGACCTGTTGGCAGAGAAGGGCGGCGACGTGCTGGGCGAAGCCTTGCAACGCTATGAAAAAATTCAGGACCGGATGGGGCGTATCATCAGCTTTGCGGGTCTGACCTATACGGGCAACACCACCGATCCTGCGCGGGCGAAATTTTATGGCGATGTACAGGAGCGGATCACGACGATCTCAACCCAATTGCTGTTTTTCGAGCTGGAACTGAACCGCATTGCAGACGATGTGCTTGATCAGGCCATGGCAGAGAGTGCATTGCTTGGCCATTACAAGCCATGGCTTGATGATCTGCGCAAGGAAAAGCCCTATCAGCTCGAAGATCAGCTTGAGAAACTGTTCTATGAGAAATCAGTGTCCGGTGCGATGGCCTGGAACCGTCTGTTTGACGAGACCATGGCTGGGCTGCGTTTCTCGGTCGAGCTGGCCGATGGCACCGAAGAGTTGGCCATCGAGCAGACACTCAATCTGCTGACCGATAGTGACGAAGCCAAACGAAAGGCGGCGTCCGATGCTTTGGCGACAACCTTCAAGGCGAATTTGTCGATCTTCTCGCTGATTTCCAACGTGCTGGCCAAGGACAAGAGCATTTCTGACAGCTGGCGCGGCTTTGAGGATGTGGCGGATAGTCGCCATCTGGCCAACCGTGTCGAGCGCGAAGTGGTTGACGCTTTGGTCGATGCCGTGCAAGACGCCTATCCGCGCCTGTCGCACCGCTATTATGCGTTGAAAGCCAAATGGTTCGGCAAGGATGCCCTCGATCATTGGGATCGCAACGCGCCGTTGCCCAAGGTGCCTACACGGACCATCGAATGGCCGGAAGCCAAGGCCATCGTACAGGATGCCTATGGGGGATTTTCGCCGAAAATGGCAGAGATTTCCGCTCAGTTTTTTGACAAGAACTGGATCGATGCGCCGGTGCGTGAAGGCAAGTCGCCGGGGGCTTTTGCCCATCCCACCGTGCCAAGCGCCCATCCCTATGTTTTGCTCAATTATATGGGCAAGCCACGCGATGTGATGACACTGGCCCACGAATTGGGACATGGGGTGCATCAGGTGCTGGCCGCTGGGCAGGGTGCCTTGATGGCACCAACTCCGCTGACTTTGGCTGAAACCGCCAGTGTGTTCGGTGAGATGCTGACCTTCCGCTCTCTGCTCGCCAAGACCAAGGATGTGGCCGAGCGTCGGGCGATGCTTGCCGGCAAGGTCGAAGACATGCTCAATACGGTGGTGCGCCAGATTGCCTTCTATCTGTTCGAACGCAAGCTGCATACGGCCCGGGCCGAGGGAGAATTGACCTCCGACCAGATCTGCGAGCTCTGGATGAGCGTACAAGCAGTCAGCTTGGGGCCATCGGTGAAACTGGGTGAGGGCTATGAGACCTTCTGGGCCTATATCCCGCATTTCATCCATTCGCCTTTCTATGTCTATGCCTATGCGTTCGGGGATTGTCTGGTCAATTCGCTCTATTCTGTCTACCAGAATAGTGACGAAAGCTTTGTCCAGAAATATTTCGACATGCTGAGCGCAGGTGGCACCAAGCATCATTCGGAATTGCTCGCACCATTCGGGTTGGATGCAAAGGATCCGGACTTCTGGTCAAAAGGCCTCTCGGTTGTCGAGTCGCTGATTGATGAGCTGGAAGCGCTGGAAGAGGCCTGA
- a CDS encoding sigma-54 dependent transcriptional regulator — MSEKILIVDDDPVQRRLLEAIVEKSGFKAVCAEHGEQALAILEQNPASYFDLIILDLVMPNLDGMGVLQALQKTDIKAPIIVQTAHAGIDTAVNAMRAGAFDFVIKPVSPERLQIAMRNALKVNALEEEITRIRSRSHGTLSFKTIIASSEPMGRVINLGKRGAKSNIPILIEGESGVGKELIAKAIQNASDRSSKPFVTVNCGAIPDNLVESILFGHEKGAFTGAAEKHVGKFVEANGGTLFLDEVGELPLETQVKLLRALQEGEIDPVGATKPVKVDFRLISATNKDLIQLVKDGKFREDLYYRLNVFPIRVPPLRDRKDDIPALARNFLTRFAAEEGRKSLATITPDAMSLLESYDWPGNIRQLENTVFRAVVLCDGDQLTIEEFPQIASQVSAFSETVVKARAPRPEDLARLAPTRSSATSQSVNPPASSPDMGDPYPASIPPASDAAYRTDGMPELSEAPEASGPDNDGLRQDPWGFLRLLDDYGNIRSLAELEAEIIGRALKHHDHRMSDVARRLGIGRSTLYRKLKEYGLDQDEAESAESTEPGAQAS, encoded by the coding sequence ATGAGCGAAAAAATTCTGATCGTCGATGACGATCCCGTACAGCGCCGTCTGTTGGAAGCCATCGTTGAGAAAAGCGGTTTCAAAGCCGTGTGCGCCGAACATGGCGAACAGGCATTGGCGATTCTCGAGCAGAATCCGGCCAGCTATTTCGACTTGATTATTCTCGATCTGGTGATGCCCAATCTTGACGGCATGGGCGTGTTGCAGGCTTTACAGAAAACCGACATCAAGGCTCCGATCATCGTTCAGACCGCCCATGCGGGCATCGACACCGCAGTCAATGCCATGCGCGCCGGCGCGTTCGATTTCGTCATCAAGCCCGTCTCGCCCGAGCGGTTGCAGATCGCCATGCGCAACGCCTTGAAGGTCAATGCGCTTGAAGAGGAAATCACCCGCATCCGCTCGCGCAGTCACGGAACGCTCAGTTTCAAGACAATCATCGCCTCAAGCGAACCCATGGGCCGGGTGATCAATCTGGGCAAGCGCGGCGCTAAATCCAACATTCCCATTCTGATTGAAGGGGAATCCGGCGTCGGCAAGGAACTGATCGCCAAGGCGATCCAGAATGCCTCCGACCGCTCATCCAAACCCTTCGTCACCGTCAATTGCGGCGCGATCCCCGACAATCTGGTCGAAAGCATCCTGTTTGGCCATGAAAAAGGAGCCTTCACAGGAGCAGCTGAAAAGCATGTCGGCAAATTCGTCGAAGCCAATGGCGGCACGCTGTTCCTCGACGAGGTCGGCGAGCTACCACTCGAAACCCAGGTGAAATTGCTGCGCGCGCTGCAAGAAGGCGAAATTGATCCGGTCGGAGCGACCAAGCCGGTCAAGGTGGACTTCCGCCTGATCTCTGCCACCAACAAAGACCTGATCCAGCTCGTCAAGGATGGCAAGTTCCGAGAGGATCTCTATTACCGCCTCAATGTCTTCCCCATCCGTGTCCCGCCTCTGCGCGACCGCAAGGATGACATCCCGGCTCTGGCTCGCAATTTCCTCACCCGCTTTGCCGCCGAAGAAGGCCGCAAAAGCCTTGCCACCATCACGCCCGATGCCATGTCGCTGCTCGAAAGCTATGACTGGCCGGGCAATATCCGCCAGTTGGAAAATACCGTTTTCCGTGCTGTCGTCCTGTGTGACGGCGACCAGTTGACGATTGAAGAATTCCCCCAGATTGCCAGTCAGGTCAGCGCCTTCAGCGAAACGGTCGTCAAGGCGCGCGCCCCACGCCCCGAAGATCTGGCCCGGCTCGCTCCAACCCGGTCCAGTGCGACCAGTCAGTCGGTCAACCCACCGGCCTCATCCCCCGACATGGGTGACCCATATCCGGCCAGCATTCCGCCTGCCTCTGATGCAGCCTATCGGACAGATGGGATGCCCGAATTGTCAGAAGCGCCAGAAGCATCAGGCCCGGACAATGACGGCCTGCGGCAAGATCCTTGGGGGTTTCTGCGCTTGCTGGATGATTATGGCAACATCCGCTCGCTGGCCGAACTGGAAGCCGAAATCATAGGCCGCGCTCTCAAGCATCACGATCACCGCATGTCCGATGTGGCCCGACGCCTTGGCATCGGCCGCTCTACGCTCTATCGAAAGCTCAAGGAATATGGCCTTGATCAGGACGAGGCAGAGTCCGCCGAATCAACAGAGCCAGGGGCTCAGGCCTCCTGA